The following proteins are co-located in the Bacillus pumilus genome:
- a CDS encoding ABC transporter ATP-binding protein, giving the protein MKKPMIQFEHFGFKYRSQSEPTLKDINLTIYEGEKVLIAGPSGSGKSTLAHCINGLVPASYKGSMEGSLHIGGKNAEKENIFSLSQLVGTVLQDPDGQFIGLTVGEDIAFTLENDQVTREEMKARVAEAARLTEVDGKLAASVHELSGGQKQRVAIAGVLVNDVDILLFDEPLASLDPATGKEVIDLIDRLQKETKKTVVMVEHRLEDVLFRHVDRIIVVNDGTIAADMTPDELLASNVLEAAYLREPLYVKAWKYAGIPVAPGDQLANLQHLTLDEEAKEKIEQWMEASEHQTEQIAAQDLLEVRELSFDYPTRPNTLSNISFTVKKGEMISIAGANGAGKTTLSKLLCAFEKPTEGTILLNGDDITGDTIKQRSERIGVVMQNPNQMISKQMIFDEVALGLVLRGVREDEIKERVERVLKVCGLFPFRNWPISALSFGQKKRVTIASILVLEPEIIILDEPTAGQDFRHYTEMMTFLEQLNKQGVTIFMITHDMHLMLEYTTRTIVMSDGEKIADDTPAKVLTDQLLVQKASLKETSLYELALKADWPNPNELVDRFIEVDRKERMTWL; this is encoded by the coding sequence ATGAAGAAACCGATGATTCAATTCGAGCATTTCGGATTCAAGTATCGCAGTCAGTCAGAACCGACATTGAAAGATATCAACCTGACCATCTATGAAGGGGAAAAAGTCCTCATCGCAGGCCCGTCTGGATCGGGAAAAAGCACACTAGCCCATTGTATCAATGGGCTAGTTCCTGCGTCTTATAAAGGGTCTATGGAAGGAAGTCTTCACATCGGCGGTAAGAATGCAGAGAAAGAAAACATTTTCTCCCTCTCACAGCTTGTCGGGACGGTGCTGCAGGACCCTGATGGGCAATTTATCGGGCTGACCGTTGGTGAAGACATCGCGTTTACGCTTGAAAATGATCAGGTCACGCGCGAAGAGATGAAAGCCCGTGTAGCAGAAGCGGCGAGATTAACAGAAGTAGACGGCAAGCTGGCAGCATCCGTGCATGAGCTGTCAGGCGGTCAAAAACAGCGTGTAGCCATTGCAGGTGTACTTGTCAACGATGTCGACATTTTATTATTTGATGAACCACTTGCAAGCCTTGATCCTGCTACTGGCAAAGAAGTGATCGATCTCATCGATCGACTGCAAAAAGAAACGAAAAAAACCGTCGTGATGGTCGAGCACCGATTAGAGGACGTCCTCTTTCGTCATGTGGACCGCATCATCGTTGTCAATGACGGAACGATTGCGGCTGATATGACACCAGATGAATTACTCGCTTCAAATGTGTTGGAAGCGGCATATTTGCGCGAGCCATTATATGTGAAGGCCTGGAAATATGCAGGCATTCCGGTCGCACCAGGAGATCAGTTAGCTAATTTACAGCACCTCACCTTAGATGAAGAGGCAAAAGAGAAAATCGAACAGTGGATGGAAGCATCTGAGCATCAAACAGAGCAGATTGCAGCGCAGGATTTACTAGAAGTACGTGAGCTGAGCTTTGACTATCCGACAAGACCAAACACGCTGAGCAACATCTCTTTTACCGTCAAAAAAGGAGAAATGATCAGCATCGCAGGAGCCAATGGTGCGGGCAAGACGACATTGTCCAAGCTGCTCTGCGCGTTTGAAAAGCCAACTGAAGGGACAATCCTTTTAAATGGTGATGACATCACAGGAGATACGATCAAACAACGCTCCGAACGAATCGGTGTCGTCATGCAAAACCCAAATCAAATGATTTCAAAACAAATGATCTTTGACGAGGTCGCACTTGGTCTCGTTTTAAGAGGCGTACGAGAAGACGAAATCAAGGAACGGGTGGAGCGGGTTCTGAAAGTATGCGGTCTGTTTCCATTTCGGAATTGGCCCATCTCGGCCCTCAGCTTTGGACAGAAAAAACGCGTCACCATTGCGTCTATTCTTGTATTAGAACCTGAAATCATCATTTTAGACGAGCCAACCGCCGGACAGGATTTTAGACATTATACAGAAATGATGACGTTTTTAGAGCAATTAAACAAACAAGGTGTCACGATCTTCATGATCACCCATGATATGCATTTGATGCTCGAATACACAACAAGAACCATTGTGATGTCAGATGGAGAAAAAATCGCAGATGACACACCGGCCAAAGTGCTGACGGATCAGCTGCTTGTCCAAAAGGCGAGTTTAAAGGAAACGTCGCTGTATGAACTGGCGCTGAAAGCAGACTGGCCGAATCCAAATGAACTCGTGGATCGCTTCATTGAGGTTGACAGAAAGGAACGAATGACATGGCTGTAG
- a CDS encoding ECF-type riboflavin transporter substrate-binding protein: MAGKQLSTKTVVAIGIGAAVFVILGRFVSIPTGIPNTQIETSYAFLALMAVLFGPVAGALIGFIGHLIKDATTFGPWWSWIIVSGVVGLLIGFISNRLKVEEGDFGWKKITLFNAVQAGAQALGWFVIAPVLDIVIYAEPANKVFVQGIVAGISNIITVGVLGTIIIAAYAKTRSKSGSLSKETS; the protein is encoded by the coding sequence ATGGCAGGTAAACAACTTTCAACGAAAACTGTCGTTGCCATCGGAATTGGCGCAGCCGTCTTTGTCATTTTAGGACGCTTCGTCTCCATTCCAACTGGAATTCCGAATACACAAATTGAAACATCGTACGCATTCCTTGCATTAATGGCCGTTTTATTTGGTCCTGTTGCAGGCGCACTGATTGGTTTTATTGGCCATCTCATTAAAGATGCCACCACATTTGGCCCTTGGTGGAGCTGGATTATTGTTTCGGGTGTTGTTGGTTTACTGATCGGCTTCATTTCAAACCGTTTAAAAGTAGAAGAGGGCGACTTCGGCTGGAAAAAGATCACGCTCTTCAACGCCGTACAAGCAGGCGCACAGGCATTAGGCTGGTTTGTCATTGCCCCTGTACTCGACATTGTGATCTATGCAGAACCTGCGAACAAAGTGTTTGTGCAAGGTATCGTAGCAGGAATTTCGAACATCATCACAGTCGGTGTACTAGGAACAATCATCATTGCAGCTTATGCGAAAACGAGAAGCAAAAGCGGCAGCCTATCGAAAGAAACATCATGA
- a CDS encoding SAM hydrolase/SAM-dependent halogenase family protein, which yields MSEHALVLQSDFGIDDGAVSAMYGVANTVSSNIRIFDLTHNIPQYDIWEASYRLLQTVTYWPEETVFVSVVDPGVGSERKSLVVKTTSSHYIITPDNGTLTHVAQDIGIVEARYLDETINRLPKSGKSHTFHGRDIYAYTGARIASGVISFEEVGSKANIDDIIHLPVVKAYAEEEVITGTIDILDVRFGNLWTNIHHTLFEQLSINYGDAIEVTIANGPKNVYKNIMTYGRSFADLKVGEPLVYVNSLDHLGVAINQGSFAKAYNIGTGTGWRLSIRKAPRIIYE from the coding sequence ATGAGTGAACATGCATTGGTTTTACAATCAGATTTCGGCATTGATGACGGAGCAGTCAGCGCAATGTACGGAGTGGCAAATACGGTAAGCAGCAACATCCGCATTTTTGATTTAACACACAACATTCCGCAATATGACATTTGGGAGGCATCTTATCGCCTGCTGCAAACCGTCACATATTGGCCGGAAGAAACGGTCTTCGTATCCGTTGTTGACCCGGGCGTTGGATCAGAGCGAAAGAGTCTTGTCGTCAAAACAACAAGCTCGCACTATATCATTACCCCAGATAACGGGACACTCACGCACGTCGCGCAGGATATTGGGATTGTGGAAGCCCGTTATTTAGATGAAACCATTAACCGGCTGCCGAAGTCGGGAAAATCACATACATTCCATGGGAGAGATATTTACGCGTATACAGGCGCGAGAATTGCTTCAGGCGTGATTTCTTTTGAAGAAGTCGGATCAAAGGCGAATATTGATGATATTATTCACCTTCCAGTCGTAAAGGCTTATGCCGAAGAGGAAGTGATCACAGGAACAATTGATATTTTAGATGTGAGGTTCGGAAACCTATGGACAAACATTCATCACACGTTATTTGAACAACTTTCAATCAATTATGGTGATGCAATAGAAGTTACCATTGCCAACGGCCCGAAAAATGTGTATAAAAATATCATGACCTATGGACGATCTTTTGCCGATTTAAAGGTAGGCGAACCACTCGTATATGTCAATTCACTCGATCATTTAGGCGTGGCGATCAATCAAGGGTCATTTGCAAAGGCTTATAACATCGGTACAGGCACAGGCTGGCGCCTTTCGATTCGCAAAGCTCCGCGCATTATATACGAATAA
- a CDS encoding ABC transporter permease subunit yields the protein MWTICMNEFKQLFKSTKSILTIVIIFILSTFVSSLPFIAAYQGKWEQAKDPYSIGNELVMSLFGFFLIFLLSHDIMSREIHLKTIRFLVSKTTRLNIIVGKYLGLMLFWLSCIMTTYVLNMVISHRFLFSDALKTLTFISVGISCTLFLSMLFPTPQKSMFVGMLFSFLFPIVSMISVLSSERLIHWFKYMTPYYYARWNEPLTYVLMNAALTVVLLIGTALLFQRRDV from the coding sequence GTGTGGACCATCTGTATGAATGAGTTTAAGCAGCTCTTCAAAAGCACAAAATCCATCTTAACAATTGTTATTATTTTCATTTTATCTACTTTTGTATCAAGTCTTCCATTTATAGCTGCTTATCAAGGGAAATGGGAACAGGCAAAGGACCCTTATTCCATTGGGAATGAACTGGTGATGTCTTTATTTGGTTTTTTCCTTATTTTTTTATTGTCTCATGATATTATGAGTCGCGAAATTCACTTGAAAACCATTCGTTTTCTCGTCAGTAAAACGACCCGTTTGAATATTATCGTCGGAAAATATCTTGGACTGATGCTGTTTTGGCTCAGCTGCATTATGACGACATATGTACTGAATATGGTGATTTCACATCGTTTTCTGTTCTCTGATGCCTTAAAAACCTTAACCTTTATCAGTGTCGGCATCTCATGTACTTTGTTTCTGTCCATGCTCTTTCCAACACCGCAGAAATCGATGTTTGTCGGTATGTTGTTTTCCTTTCTTTTCCCAATCGTCAGTATGATTTCTGTTCTCTCTTCAGAACGGTTGATTCATTGGTTCAAATACATGACGCCTTATTATTATGCGCGATGGAATGAACCGCTGACCTATGTGCTGATGAATGCAGCATTGACCGTTGTCTTACTCATTGGAACTGCGCTGCTGTTTCAAAGGAGGGATGTCTAA